The Corynebacterium pseudopelargi genome contains a region encoding:
- a CDS encoding GntR family transcriptional regulator — protein sequence MDETTAPLYRQIATLVEDSIIDGVLKEGQQAPSTHELANFHAINPATARKGLTLLADAEILEKRRGLGMFVQHGAVERIRQRRKADFAASYLAPLVDEAVRLKVDRATLHTLFDQVAESRGLYQ from the coding sequence ATGGACGAAACAACAGCCCCGCTGTACCGGCAAATCGCCACCTTGGTAGAAGACTCCATCATCGACGGCGTGCTCAAAGAAGGACAACAAGCCCCCTCAACCCATGAGCTCGCCAACTTTCACGCCATCAACCCCGCCACGGCCAGAAAAGGCCTCACACTGCTCGCCGATGCCGAGATCCTAGAAAAACGCCGGGGCTTAGGCATGTTCGTGCAACACGGCGCCGTAGAACGCATCCGCCAGAGAAGAAAAGCCGACTTCGCCGCCAGTTACCTTGCACCGCTTGTCGACGAAGCCGTGCGCCTCAAAGTAGACCGAGCCACATTGCACACACTGTTTGATCAAGTGGCAGAAAGCCGGGGGCTGTACCAATAG
- a CDS encoding pseudouridine synthase produces the protein MHERRISVQRGNPPLQVRDGLTASRVRVPESHEGISAFDFVWHLVATQRHRHPEDNEAAVAQRFADGLVVIGPKYRYARPEEALRAGEDVWFYRRPAPEKKAPFACKIIHEDEDIVVVDKPPFMATMPRGMHITETVTVQMRRALNNGELTPAHRLDRNTAGVLLMTKRKELRGRYQDLFAKRGVEKTYEALAPIGDTTPGTWWENRIEKVAGQVQGHIVAGSVNARTFVQAVEPLDCEEQAIAEAMHGELPPLARYVLQPYTGKTHQLRLHMWHAGHAIVGDPAYPKVIAHGSESFDQPMHLLASTLRFEDPISGAERVFHSSREILRLT, from the coding sequence ATGCATGAACGCCGAATTTCCGTACAACGGGGGAACCCGCCCCTTCAAGTACGCGATGGACTCACCGCTAGCCGCGTGCGAGTGCCAGAAAGCCACGAAGGAATAAGCGCCTTCGATTTTGTGTGGCACCTCGTTGCTACCCAACGGCACCGCCATCCAGAAGATAACGAGGCAGCCGTGGCACAACGCTTCGCCGACGGCCTGGTGGTAATCGGCCCGAAATATCGTTATGCGCGCCCAGAAGAAGCCCTGCGAGCCGGCGAAGACGTGTGGTTCTACCGCAGACCCGCACCCGAGAAGAAGGCCCCTTTTGCCTGCAAGATCATCCACGAGGACGAAGATATTGTGGTGGTGGATAAACCACCGTTTATGGCCACCATGCCGCGCGGGATGCACATTACAGAAACGGTGACGGTGCAGATGCGTAGAGCCCTCAACAACGGCGAGCTCACGCCGGCGCATCGCCTGGATCGCAATACCGCTGGGGTGTTGCTGATGACCAAGCGCAAAGAACTGCGTGGACGCTATCAAGATCTCTTTGCCAAACGCGGCGTGGAAAAGACCTATGAGGCTCTAGCACCTATCGGTGATACAACGCCCGGTACGTGGTGGGAAAACCGCATAGAAAAGGTGGCAGGGCAAGTACAAGGCCACATCGTTGCAGGCAGCGTGAATGCCAGGACTTTCGTGCAGGCAGTGGAACCACTCGATTGCGAGGAGCAGGCCATTGCCGAGGCCATGCACGGCGAGCTACCACCGCTTGCGCGATACGTACTGCAGCCATATACGGGCAAGACGCATCAATTGCGTTTGCACATGTGGCACGCAGGCCATGCCATTGTGGGCGATCCTGCTTATCCGAAGGTGATTGCGCATGGCAGTGAGTCTTTTGATCAGCCGATGCACTTATTGGCGAGCACGTTGCGCTTTGAAGATCCGATTAGTGGTGCCGAGCGCGTGTTTCATTCCAGCCGGGAGATTTTGAGGCTGACATAG
- a CDS encoding universal stress protein → MENMVVVAVDGSDASTNAIRWAANTAAKRGVPLKLAASYTMPQFLYAEGMVPPQELFDELQSETMAHIEAAQKVALEVAPDLKIGYVIAEGSPIDMLLEISKDVTMIVMGSRGLGGLSGMVMGSVSAAVVSHASCPVVVVREDNDVTPSNKYGPVVVGVDGSEVSQRATEFAFEEAQARGAKLVAIHTWMDMQVQASLAGLAAAQQEWDTIEDEQQHLLEERLAPMLDKYPDVAVDMVITRDRPVRALVENGRDAQLLVVGSHGRGGFRGMLLGSTSRALLQSAPCPMVVVRPREES, encoded by the coding sequence ATGGAAAACATGGTCGTTGTCGCTGTCGATGGCTCTGATGCCTCAACCAATGCAATCCGTTGGGCCGCAAATACCGCGGCTAAGCGTGGTGTTCCCCTCAAACTCGCCGCGAGCTACACCATGCCGCAGTTCCTATACGCCGAGGGCATGGTGCCTCCGCAGGAGCTTTTCGACGAGCTCCAGTCCGAAACCATGGCACATATCGAAGCAGCCCAAAAGGTCGCATTGGAAGTAGCCCCCGATTTGAAGATCGGCTACGTCATTGCCGAGGGATCGCCCATTGACATGCTGCTTGAGATCTCCAAGGACGTCACCATGATCGTCATGGGCTCTCGTGGCTTAGGCGGGCTGTCTGGCATGGTCATGGGCTCTGTCTCTGCCGCGGTGGTCAGCCACGCGAGCTGCCCCGTGGTGGTCGTGCGCGAGGATAATGACGTCACCCCCTCCAATAAGTACGGCCCCGTGGTCGTCGGTGTGGATGGCTCTGAGGTCTCTCAGCGCGCCACCGAATTCGCCTTCGAGGAGGCCCAGGCACGAGGTGCGAAGCTCGTGGCCATTCACACCTGGATGGATATGCAAGTCCAGGCATCGCTGGCAGGGCTTGCTGCAGCCCAGCAGGAATGGGACACCATCGAAGACGAGCAGCAGCATCTTCTAGAAGAGCGCCTGGCCCCCATGCTGGATAAGTATCCAGACGTGGCCGTGGATATGGTGATCACCCGCGATCGCCCGGTGCGCGCGCTGGTAGAAAACGGCCGCGATGCCCAGTTGCTGGTGGTTGGCTCTCATGGTCGCGGTGGTTTCCGTGGCATGTTGCTCGGCTCCACCTCTCGTGCTCTGCTGCAATCGGCACCGTGCCCGATGGTGGTTGTGCGCCCCCGCGAAGAGTCTTAA
- a CDS encoding GlsB/YeaQ/YmgE family stress response membrane protein produces MLGLGFFGWIIIGGLAGWIASKIKGTDAQQGIGLNIVVGVVGGLLGGFLLKLFGVDVEGGGLIFSFLTCVLGAVIALSIVQMVTKK; encoded by the coding sequence ATGCTCGGACTCGGTTTCTTTGGCTGGATCATCATCGGCGGCCTCGCTGGCTGGATCGCTTCGAAGATTAAGGGCACCGATGCTCAGCAGGGCATTGGCCTGAACATCGTTGTTGGTGTTGTCGGCGGTCTGCTCGGCGGCTTCCTGCTCAAGCTCTTCGGCGTAGACGTTGAGGGCGGCGGACTGATCTTCAGCTTCCTTACCTGTGTGCTTGGTGCTGTTATTGCGCTCAGCATCGTTCAGATGGTGACCAAGAAGTAG
- a CDS encoding TetR/AcrR family transcriptional regulator, translated as MAVAGEKRTGRSRKNRPSPRQRLLASATSLFSTEGIRVIGIDRILREADVAKASLYSLFGSKDALVIAYLEALDEQWRARYAERTADMSTPEEKILAFFDQCIEEAPESDFRGSHFQNAANEYPRPESDSERGIVEAVQQHRRWCQDTLTELLTEKNGYPGDVQAQQLMIFLDGGLAGSRLSQSTDSLRTARELAQQLLSAPPADYSI; from the coding sequence CTGGCAGTGGCAGGCGAAAAACGCACGGGACGGTCGAGAAAGAATAGGCCCAGCCCACGGCAGCGCCTACTGGCTAGCGCCACCAGCCTTTTTAGTACAGAAGGCATCCGCGTCATTGGCATTGATCGCATCCTCAGAGAAGCTGATGTGGCCAAAGCCAGCCTCTATAGCCTCTTTGGCTCCAAAGACGCCCTCGTTATCGCGTATCTCGAAGCCTTAGACGAGCAGTGGCGAGCCCGCTACGCCGAGCGCACCGCCGATATGAGCACCCCGGAAGAAAAGATCCTGGCCTTTTTTGATCAGTGCATCGAGGAGGCCCCAGAAAGCGATTTCCGCGGCTCGCACTTCCAAAACGCAGCCAATGAGTATCCGCGCCCGGAAAGCGATTCTGAGCGCGGGATCGTCGAGGCAGTCCAGCAGCACCGCCGCTGGTGCCAAGACACCCTCACGGAGCTGCTCACAGAGAAAAACGGCTACCCAGGTGATGTTCAGGCCCAGCAGCTCATGATCTTCCTTGACGGCGGCCTGGCGGGCTCGAGGCTGAGCCAATCCACCGATAGTTTGCGCACCGCGCGCGAGCTTGCCCAACAACTGCTTTCGGCCCCTCCGGCGGACTACTCGATCTAA
- a CDS encoding class E sortase, with the protein MNKFSQICGEILATVGVLLLLFAFYEAYWTNIAAGRAQDEVSAEMQQRWQNPRSQKNLELGDAFANMYIPAFGSDFAFAVVEGANDEALLAGPGHYPETQMPGERGNFAVAGHRVGKGAPFNDLGNLNSCDAIVIETRDSWDVYRVLPMGTDPATRSQEGAGCLHPEQVGRVAEGDYAGVQGRIITTPGDVGVIDPLPNVVDVNIDELEPVITLTTCHPQFSNAERMIIHGMLTESLPKDGPRPAVMEA; encoded by the coding sequence ATGAATAAGTTCTCACAAATCTGTGGCGAGATCCTCGCCACCGTTGGCGTGCTCCTGTTGCTCTTTGCCTTCTACGAGGCCTACTGGACCAATATCGCCGCAGGCCGCGCTCAAGATGAGGTAAGCGCAGAAATGCAGCAGCGTTGGCAAAACCCGCGCAGCCAGAAAAACCTCGAGCTTGGCGATGCCTTTGCCAACATGTACATCCCAGCCTTCGGCTCGGACTTCGCGTTCGCGGTGGTAGAAGGGGCTAATGACGAGGCCTTGCTCGCAGGTCCTGGCCACTACCCAGAAACGCAAATGCCCGGTGAACGCGGCAACTTCGCAGTCGCAGGCCACCGCGTGGGCAAGGGCGCGCCCTTTAATGACCTCGGCAACCTCAATAGCTGCGATGCCATCGTCATTGAAACGCGCGATAGCTGGGATGTGTACCGGGTACTACCCATGGGTACCGACCCAGCCACCCGAAGCCAAGAAGGCGCTGGCTGCCTGCACCCCGAGCAGGTTGGGCGCGTAGCCGAGGGAGACTATGCAGGCGTGCAAGGCCGCATCATCACCACCCCCGGTGATGTGGGCGTGATTGATCCCCTGCCCAATGTTGTAGACGTCAATATCGATGAACTTGAGCCGGTGATTACCCTCACCACCTGCCACCCGCAGTTTTCCAATGCCGAGCGCATGATTATCCACGGCATGCTCACAGAATCGCTACCCAAAGACGGGCCACGGCCCGCAGTGATGGAGGCTTAA